One genomic window of Novosphingobium aureum includes the following:
- a CDS encoding glycoside hydrolase family 108 protein, with the protein MTIDEMIERTIGVEGGYSNHSSDRGGATRWGITERVARRNGYTGDMRYLPRETAVAIYRAEYLVKPGFAAVAEIMPLVAEELFDTGVNMGPDIPARWLQEWLNVFNQRGTLYADIKEDADIGPATLGALHAFGTKRGPEAETVMLRALNCSQGERYKVLSQKRPANEDFTWGWMRTRVA; encoded by the coding sequence GTGACGATTGACGAGATGATCGAGCGCACGATCGGCGTCGAAGGCGGATACAGCAATCATTCTTCAGACCGGGGTGGCGCGACCCGCTGGGGGATCACCGAGCGGGTGGCGCGCCGCAACGGATACACGGGCGACATGCGCTACCTGCCGCGCGAAACGGCAGTAGCGATCTACCGCGCGGAATACCTCGTCAAACCGGGCTTCGCGGCGGTGGCAGAGATCATGCCGCTCGTGGCGGAGGAACTCTTCGACACCGGCGTCAACATGGGCCCCGACATTCCGGCTCGATGGCTTCAGGAATGGCTCAACGTCTTCAACCAGCGCGGCACCCTGTACGCCGATATCAAGGAGGATGCCGACATCGGCCCGGCGACGCTGGGAGCACTGCACGCGTTTGGGACGAAGCGAGGGCCTGAGGCTGAGACGGTGATGTTGCGCGCGCTCAACTGCTCGCAGGGCGAGCGGTACAAGGTCCTGAGCCAGAAGCGCCCGGCCAATGAGGACTTCACCTGGGGCTGGATGAGGACCCGGGTCGCATGA
- a CDS encoding DUF6950 family protein: MNRLPDWEQRLSAYLAPLLNGVTYRYGTMDCALFSAGAVLAMTGVDLAADFRGRYTTATGSTRALKRYGAGDLRATIDTMLPERPVAYARRGDLVMDECAVGVCIGGAALFVGEHNGSDGIYRVDRSEWTCAWSVGA; this comes from the coding sequence ATGAACCGCCTTCCTGACTGGGAGCAGCGCCTTTCGGCCTATCTTGCGCCGCTCCTGAATGGCGTGACCTACCGCTACGGCACCATGGACTGCGCCTTGTTCAGCGCCGGTGCCGTGCTTGCCATGACCGGCGTCGATCTCGCGGCGGACTTCCGTGGTCGTTACACCACTGCGACTGGCTCGACGCGCGCGCTGAAGCGATACGGCGCAGGCGACCTCCGGGCCACGATCGACACCATGCTTCCGGAGAGGCCAGTCGCATACGCACGACGCGGTGACCTCGTAATGGATGAGTGCGCCGTGGGCGTGTGCATCGGTGGCGCTGCGCTCTTCGTCGGTGAGCACAACGGTTCCGACGGCATCTATCGCGTCGACCGATCGGAATGGACGTGCGCCTGGAGTGTAGGCGCATGA
- a CDS encoding tape measure protein: MSEIDPVILQLRFEAQKAQADMRQFERRMTATFDRQERSIIHLENQFRRSTTNISSSFKSIATGLAAGFSAREVATMADSYTRFTNALKVAGLEGENLAGTQEQLFTVAQRNGVELEAVGQLYSRAAQNQAELGASTSDLIDLTRAVTASLRISGTSANEASGSLLQLGQALGSPRIQAEEFNSLLDTMQPLLREASKYIDGTGNSLSGLTRKIKDTKGEGVSNVEFFNAITRAMADLEKQASGASLTIDAAFTNLTNALTKYIGEADKANGASAAIVSALDALANNLDIVTEAIAVLAAVMVGRLAAGMAAGATSTGLATVALTALEARAAGTVTTMGAVGMAGRAAGASLLAAFGGPVGLAVTALTVGIGYLAVEAISADRQIKALGETTKSASEKAELFEQRLTDAGIAIDIAGKASDTAKGKVKSLGDQLRNTASQAGHAAQQLLALEAIEIRKQRGDLNRQQEAIEDRRRTRSYTSAAYTPGGGGVAYRPSTSGDYNAQDREALSLIAEQRAPLDRQEAALKAASAKGVDIVSERPASPSSVATETEKEKPAKASKSGPDPAQIALRFADDLAQGELAIKQAQADALGTAEARRALEHDQIEYERARYARQVAADEDLMKAQKEQLLAQNDALAQAKIAAVNADALREAQERQQRANENQGRYAEDALRAEASLATTRQASLEANLRILASLEEQEKAQLEAQIAAGEIADAARARADLEKTQAARRTNVEIDHESPLARRRRQVRETAKNMNDAIENIELDAVDRLTDGLADASTEFIKLGGVAGDVLNSIISDFVRLQLQAAIFGKGGVGTNVLGSIGNFLGIAGARAGGGPVTAGKTYLVGEKGQELFTPSQNGTIIPNHQLSSAVAMTGASATMPGGAIAVTQVLRFDLSNAVMTEDLIMQMNQMAQKAAIQGAQGGRALAAQDLKAATRAKM, translated from the coding sequence ATGTCCGAGATAGACCCTGTAATCCTTCAGCTTCGTTTCGAAGCCCAGAAGGCGCAAGCTGACATGCGCCAGTTCGAGCGCCGGATGACTGCAACCTTTGATCGGCAAGAGCGGTCCATCATTCACCTCGAAAATCAATTCAGGCGCTCAACCACCAATATTTCCTCGTCCTTCAAGTCGATTGCTACCGGGCTGGCGGCGGGTTTCTCGGCGCGCGAAGTCGCCACCATGGCGGACAGCTACACCCGCTTCACCAACGCACTGAAAGTGGCAGGTCTTGAGGGCGAAAACCTCGCAGGCACACAAGAGCAGCTGTTCACGGTCGCCCAGCGCAATGGTGTCGAACTTGAAGCCGTAGGCCAGCTATACAGCCGGGCGGCGCAAAACCAGGCCGAACTCGGCGCCAGCACGTCCGACCTGATCGACCTCACTCGGGCGGTCACGGCATCGCTTCGGATCAGTGGCACGAGCGCGAACGAGGCGTCCGGCTCGCTCCTCCAGCTTGGGCAGGCACTCGGCAGCCCGCGAATTCAAGCCGAGGAATTCAACTCCCTGCTCGACACGATGCAGCCGCTTTTGCGCGAGGCGTCGAAATACATCGACGGGACCGGCAACAGCCTCTCAGGTCTGACGCGGAAGATCAAGGACACGAAGGGCGAGGGAGTGTCCAACGTCGAGTTCTTCAACGCGATCACGCGTGCGATGGCGGATCTGGAGAAGCAGGCCAGTGGAGCGAGCCTGACGATCGACGCCGCCTTCACCAATCTCACCAATGCGCTCACGAAATATATCGGCGAGGCGGACAAGGCGAATGGCGCGTCTGCCGCGATTGTGTCAGCACTCGATGCACTGGCGAACAACCTCGACATCGTGACCGAAGCTATCGCCGTCCTCGCGGCGGTGATGGTCGGCAGGCTGGCAGCCGGAATGGCCGCTGGCGCCACATCCACCGGATTGGCGACTGTAGCCCTGACTGCACTGGAAGCCCGCGCCGCAGGAACTGTCACCACAATGGGTGCGGTTGGTATGGCCGGGCGAGCCGCTGGCGCCTCTTTGCTCGCTGCCTTCGGTGGCCCCGTTGGGCTTGCCGTCACTGCCCTGACCGTTGGCATCGGGTATCTTGCAGTCGAAGCCATCTCTGCGGATCGGCAGATTAAAGCGCTTGGCGAAACGACCAAGAGCGCATCGGAGAAGGCCGAGCTTTTCGAACAGAGGCTTACGGACGCTGGGATTGCGATCGATATCGCTGGCAAGGCATCGGATACCGCGAAAGGCAAAGTGAAGTCCCTTGGCGATCAGTTGCGGAACACCGCATCTCAAGCAGGACATGCCGCACAACAACTGCTTGCCCTTGAGGCCATAGAGATCCGCAAGCAGCGCGGTGACCTGAATCGCCAGCAGGAAGCCATCGAGGACCGCCGCCGCACTCGCTCATATACCTCAGCTGCCTATACACCCGGTGGCGGTGGAGTGGCCTACCGCCCCTCGACTAGCGGCGACTACAACGCGCAAGATCGGGAAGCCTTATCGCTCATCGCTGAGCAGCGCGCACCCCTTGATCGCCAAGAGGCTGCCCTGAAGGCCGCGAGCGCCAAGGGCGTAGACATCGTGTCAGAGCGCCCCGCCTCCCCTTCTTCCGTTGCAACCGAAACGGAAAAGGAGAAGCCGGCGAAGGCCAGCAAGTCAGGCCCCGACCCGGCACAAATCGCCCTGCGCTTCGCCGACGATCTCGCTCAAGGCGAACTGGCGATCAAGCAGGCCCAAGCCGACGCGTTGGGCACTGCCGAGGCTCGCCGCGCACTTGAGCACGATCAGATCGAGTACGAGCGTGCCCGATATGCCCGACAGGTCGCGGCTGACGAAGACCTGATGAAGGCGCAGAAGGAGCAGCTACTCGCGCAGAACGATGCGCTCGCTCAAGCGAAGATCGCTGCGGTCAATGCTGATGCCCTGCGAGAGGCTCAGGAGCGCCAGCAGCGCGCGAACGAGAACCAAGGCCGCTACGCCGAAGACGCCCTGCGTGCCGAGGCATCGCTCGCCACCACCCGGCAGGCGAGCCTCGAAGCCAATCTGCGCATTCTCGCCAGCCTAGAGGAGCAGGAAAAGGCCCAGCTCGAGGCTCAAATCGCTGCCGGCGAGATCGCCGACGCAGCACGCGCCCGCGCAGACCTTGAGAAAACCCAAGCCGCGCGTCGCACGAACGTCGAGATCGACCACGAAAGCCCCCTCGCTCGCCGTCGGCGTCAGGTTCGCGAGACCGCCAAGAACATGAACGACGCCATCGAGAACATCGAGCTCGACGCCGTAGACCGTCTGACCGATGGCCTGGCCGATGCCTCGACCGAGTTCATCAAGCTGGGCGGTGTGGCGGGCGATGTGCTGAACTCGATCATCAGCGACTTCGTGCGGTTGCAGCTGCAGGCAGCAATCTTTGGCAAGGGTGGCGTGGGCACGAATGTCCTCGGCAGCATCGGGAACTTCCTCGGTATCGCTGGCGCGCGCGCAGGTGGCGGGCCGGTGACCGCTGGCAAGACCTATCTGGTGGGCGAAAAGGGCCAGGAGCTTTTCACGCCCTCGCAGAACGGCACCATCATCCCGAACCACCAGCTTTCGAGCGCGGTAGCCATGACAGGCGCGAGCGCGACCATGCCCGGTGGCGCGATTGCGGTCACCCAGGTTCTGCGCTTCGACCTGTCCAACGCGGTGATGACCGAAGACCTCATCATGCAGATGAACCAGATGGCCCAGAAAGCCGCCATCCAGGGCGCGCAAGGTGGCCGCGCTCTCGCCGCGCAGGACCTCAAGGCAGCCACCCGCGCGAAGATGTGA
- a CDS encoding phage tail protein: protein MSKKFFGTVGKIAGIVAGVAMIGTGIGAALGGTMVFSALGASIAASTIATVAGAVSLGASMLSRPKAPATSSAAADRLSVSIDPRTPRKFVLGRTAMATDIRDQEFSSNQELLHRFLVAASHEVAGFEEIWFDDKLAWSASTGITSDYSGYLVVERHTVGSPAAAKNISTRMGTTRRYTGLAWVYLRFKLTGNSKKAQSPFAQSIPTRFTLVGKGALTYDPRLDSSVSGGSGSMRTDDQTTWAWDDNASRNPAIQLLWYLLGWRIQNPSTGEWRLAVGKGIPAARIDLASFITAANLCDEPVALADGGTQPRYRSDGVFSEGDATSTVLDQLKASMNAELDDVDGKIRITVLHDDLASPIADFTDDDVLDGFTWEQTAPLDETYNVVRGTFIDPSETSLYQALDYPEVRVDSPDGIDRVETVDFQAVQDPAQAQRLVKQRIARMLYSGRFTATFSYRAWKVQKNDVVRLTFGALGWTNKLFRVVQTSVQVDGRVPMVLQAEHADIYQWDRDERPAIQPVEPTRYDPFLNPVYQDLIEPKYDDGTPIDQLKPAEPGATVGATDEERARLDKLETAPTAYLTNDTIIIAAYSNGSVVDYSAATGSLVARLADGTDVSDRFVLTVQANLQDLSIAIEGRTYSITGGMDVGEDMASLTLRATGSGAYAGLAYDLPVTLTKSAGGYEIVGALPTDNLFAGRIVFLTSDSKLYRYDGNGWTAKFDADDLLGEVPRENIDPSLLSDISDLQEVYGDTESAAASAAAAQAAQSGAETARSLAQDAQSDAEAAQSASEQAKQDALDAAAAAGGSASAANTSAQTASTKAGEAGEKATAAAASATAAQTAAGNASSSATNAASSATNAGTSANSAASSATVAAKSVGYAESGALGNLVHKGRFSDNDIGEWTGSGLSVVNAPGLASHNISKALQLNGRDAYEGAAMREGNLNKRTLRFRGWVSTTGSAVAARIGLQLVLSDGSTVWRTAHLRDAGLDWASFDVNLNLNYTSLEVTSWRPWINNYGTAGVDTMTSRWAGLFLEDVTESNAAKGSADAAATSASTAATRANEASQSASAASTSETNAATSAGNASTFASQASTSASDALGSKNAAANSAGAAATSATNAGNSASAASTSAQTATTKAGEASQSASAAATSATNANTAAGNASTYAGQASNSADDADGSASAAAQSAGAAATSAGNAGNSASAAASSASSASTSASNAGASASSAASSASVAASTAAGLMNPNPMFADWLDGATYPTRWADWSGGAATISRIAGEVSPYAVRLGSVANDNRGISQTGANAPAALSAGDWVVIEADIKLNSGSLIGAGVLLRGTNTGECRLVFATDPDTKGNTIGAGSSGSVYRFRKLIQMPSGTNTAALFLMNHWSNFGSTASANDITWYRCGWRVASAAEIKTGQIDTLSASVTQQASALASVEGKTVAYWSVLANAGTSNAIIAARADGAGTSNVTMAAQKVVLANLAGTTLYDALVIENGNATLAGKLRAGAVVTDNLAAGAVTAAKINVTDLSAITGNIGTLTTGTIRNAADTYRIDATNGRSIMRAGGYMKVSGAPFGSNSQFLEWYGPEQANLANCTEANAIQYLKTDGSAYFGGSLSAGTLKNAGQSSSIASNASISIGPSGSNGNPISVALSYACRSTTTINYGNSSSDVNAWNSAVSAWGAATGESVNASKSIACNVVVRLERGLGGGAVATWTNLTITSCAETITGVRPVANDNTGYLTYTRTVSGSLTATDSAGTTQTRQFVATITDRSNGTNGSVTSQTISIVATEQ from the coding sequence ATGAGCAAGAAGTTCTTCGGCACTGTCGGCAAAATCGCTGGCATTGTGGCAGGCGTCGCCATGATCGGCACCGGCATCGGCGCGGCCCTCGGTGGCACGATGGTATTCAGCGCGCTCGGTGCCTCCATTGCTGCCTCGACGATTGCAACTGTGGCGGGCGCCGTTTCGCTCGGCGCCTCGATGTTGTCGCGTCCCAAGGCGCCGGCGACCTCCAGCGCTGCTGCAGACCGGCTCAGTGTCAGCATTGACCCGCGCACGCCACGCAAGTTCGTGCTGGGCCGCACTGCGATGGCCACTGACATCCGAGACCAGGAGTTCTCGAGCAACCAGGAGCTCCTGCACCGCTTCCTCGTTGCGGCGAGCCATGAGGTCGCGGGCTTCGAGGAGATCTGGTTCGATGACAAGCTCGCCTGGTCTGCCTCTACCGGGATCACCTCAGATTACAGTGGCTATCTCGTCGTCGAGCGCCACACAGTCGGCAGCCCTGCTGCGGCGAAGAACATCAGCACTCGCATGGGCACGACCCGTCGCTACACCGGACTTGCTTGGGTCTATCTCCGCTTCAAGCTGACCGGCAACAGCAAGAAGGCACAGAGCCCCTTTGCTCAGTCGATCCCGACCCGCTTCACGTTGGTGGGTAAAGGCGCTCTCACCTACGATCCCCGCCTCGACAGTTCGGTATCCGGTGGATCGGGTTCCATGCGAACCGACGACCAGACAACCTGGGCGTGGGACGACAATGCGAGCCGCAATCCGGCAATCCAGCTGCTCTGGTATCTCTTGGGCTGGCGTATTCAGAACCCATCGACCGGCGAGTGGCGGCTCGCCGTCGGCAAGGGTATCCCTGCCGCCCGCATCGACCTCGCCAGCTTCATCACAGCGGCGAACCTGTGTGACGAACCAGTCGCGCTTGCTGATGGCGGAACGCAGCCGCGGTATCGCTCCGATGGTGTCTTCTCCGAGGGAGATGCCACGAGCACCGTGCTCGACCAGCTGAAGGCTTCGATGAATGCAGAGCTGGACGATGTCGACGGCAAAATCCGGATCACGGTATTGCATGATGATCTCGCGTCACCGATCGCAGATTTCACCGACGATGACGTGCTCGACGGCTTCACGTGGGAACAGACCGCTCCGCTTGACGAAACCTACAACGTCGTGCGTGGCACCTTCATCGATCCGTCCGAGACCTCGCTCTATCAGGCCCTCGATTATCCGGAGGTGCGCGTAGATAGCCCGGATGGCATCGACCGTGTGGAGACGGTCGACTTCCAGGCCGTGCAGGATCCAGCGCAGGCCCAGCGCCTCGTGAAGCAGCGCATCGCGCGAATGCTCTACTCGGGCCGCTTCACCGCGACGTTCAGCTACCGCGCCTGGAAGGTGCAGAAGAACGACGTGGTGCGCCTGACGTTTGGCGCGCTGGGCTGGACGAACAAGCTTTTCCGCGTCGTACAGACCTCCGTTCAGGTCGATGGCCGCGTTCCGATGGTGCTGCAGGCAGAACACGCCGATATCTACCAGTGGGATCGCGATGAACGTCCCGCAATCCAGCCTGTCGAGCCGACCAGGTACGATCCGTTTCTCAACCCTGTCTATCAGGACCTGATCGAGCCGAAGTACGACGACGGCACACCGATCGACCAGTTGAAGCCTGCCGAACCGGGCGCAACCGTCGGAGCGACGGACGAAGAGCGCGCGCGGCTCGACAAACTCGAGACTGCCCCCACAGCTTACCTGACCAATGACACGATCATCATCGCGGCATACAGCAATGGATCGGTTGTCGACTACAGCGCGGCTACCGGATCACTCGTCGCGAGGCTAGCCGACGGCACGGACGTCAGCGACCGCTTCGTTCTAACCGTGCAAGCAAACCTTCAAGACCTCTCGATAGCCATCGAGGGTCGCACCTACTCGATCACCGGCGGAATGGACGTCGGCGAGGACATGGCCTCGCTCACCCTGCGCGCCACCGGCAGCGGCGCCTACGCAGGGTTGGCCTACGATTTGCCGGTCACCCTGACAAAGAGCGCGGGCGGCTACGAAATCGTTGGCGCCCTCCCGACCGACAACCTCTTCGCCGGCCGCATCGTCTTCCTGACCTCGGACAGCAAGCTCTACCGCTACGACGGCAACGGCTGGACGGCCAAGTTCGATGCCGACGATCTGCTCGGCGAGGTGCCGCGCGAGAACATCGACCCGAGCCTGCTCAGCGACATCAGCGATCTGCAGGAGGTCTACGGCGACACCGAGAGCGCGGCGGCCAGTGCGGCTGCTGCGCAGGCAGCTCAGTCGGGCGCCGAGACAGCCCGCTCGCTGGCGCAGGACGCCCAGAGCGATGCCGAGGCGGCGCAGTCTGCCTCCGAGCAGGCGAAGCAAGACGCGCTCGACGCCGCCGCTGCTGCGGGCGGCTCGGCCAGCGCCGCCAACACGAGCGCGCAGACAGCGAGTACGAAGGCAGGTGAAGCTGGCGAGAAGGCAACCGCAGCCGCGGCTTCGGCGACTGCAGCGCAGACTGCCGCTGGAAATGCATCGAGCTCCGCTACGAATGCGGCTTCCAGCGCGACTAACGCAGGCACCAGCGCTAACTCGGCAGCGTCCAGCGCCACGGTCGCGGCGAAGTCGGTCGGATATGCTGAGAGCGGTGCCCTCGGCAACCTCGTCCACAAGGGCCGCTTCTCTGACAACGACATCGGGGAGTGGACTGGCAGCGGCCTGTCAGTGGTTAACGCGCCGGGCCTCGCAAGCCATAACATCTCGAAGGCGCTACAGCTCAACGGACGAGACGCCTACGAAGGCGCGGCCATGCGCGAGGGCAACCTCAACAAGCGCACCCTGCGCTTCCGTGGCTGGGTTTCGACGACGGGCAGCGCTGTTGCTGCGCGCATTGGCCTGCAGCTCGTTCTGAGCGACGGCAGCACTGTTTGGCGTACCGCGCACCTGCGCGATGCAGGCCTTGATTGGGCATCGTTCGACGTCAATCTGAACCTCAACTACACATCGTTGGAGGTCACCTCCTGGCGTCCGTGGATCAACAATTACGGAACCGCCGGGGTCGACACGATGACCTCACGTTGGGCGGGCTTGTTCCTCGAGGACGTGACCGAAAGCAACGCCGCAAAGGGTAGCGCCGACGCAGCTGCGACCAGCGCCTCGACGGCAGCGACCAGAGCGAACGAAGCCAGTCAGAGCGCGAGCGCTGCCAGCACGAGCGAAACGAATGCCGCGACCTCGGCAGGCAACGCCTCCACCTTTGCAAGCCAGGCCTCGACAAGCGCAAGCGACGCGCTCGGCTCGAAGAACGCCGCCGCCAACAGTGCCGGCGCTGCCGCGACGAGCGCGACCAATGCGGGCAACAGCGCAAGCGCCGCCTCGACGAGCGCCCAGACCGCAACCACGAAGGCGGGCGAGGCCAGCCAGAGCGCGAGCGCAGCAGCAACTAGCGCGACCAACGCCAACACCGCGGCGGGCAACGCCTCGACCTACGCAGGCCAAGCATCGAACAGCGCCGACGATGCCGATGGCTCAGCCAGCGCCGCAGCCCAAAGCGCTGGCGCAGCGGCAACCAGTGCGGGCAACGCGGGGAACAGCGCAAGCGCTGCAGCGTCCAGCGCCAGTTCGGCTTCGACGTCTGCCAGCAATGCGGGAGCATCCGCCTCGAGCGCGGCGAGCAGCGCTAGCGTCGCGGCCAGCACTGCCGCGGGCCTGATGAACCCCAACCCGATGTTCGCAGACTGGCTCGACGGGGCGACCTACCCGACGCGCTGGGCGGACTGGAGCGGCGGTGCGGCCACGATCTCGCGAATAGCGGGCGAAGTGTCGCCGTACGCTGTGCGCCTCGGATCGGTTGCCAACGACAACCGCGGCATCTCCCAGACCGGCGCCAACGCGCCTGCGGCGCTCAGCGCAGGCGATTGGGTCGTGATCGAGGCCGACATCAAGCTCAACAGCGGCTCGCTCATCGGCGCTGGCGTGCTCCTGCGCGGCACCAACACGGGCGAGTGCCGCCTGGTCTTCGCGACCGATCCCGACACCAAAGGCAACACGATCGGCGCGGGCAGTTCGGGCAGTGTCTACCGCTTCCGCAAGCTGATCCAGATGCCCTCAGGCACCAACACCGCAGCGCTCTTTCTGATGAACCACTGGTCGAACTTCGGCAGCACGGCCAGTGCGAACGACATCACCTGGTATCGCTGTGGCTGGCGCGTTGCCTCTGCCGCCGAGATCAAGACCGGCCAGATCGACACGCTCTCGGCCAGCGTCACGCAGCAGGCCAGCGCGCTTGCCAGCGTGGAGGGCAAGACGGTCGCCTACTGGAGCGTGCTGGCCAACGCCGGGACGAGCAATGCGATCATCGCCGCGCGTGCGGACGGCGCGGGCACCTCCAACGTCACCATGGCCGCGCAGAAGGTCGTGCTCGCCAACCTGGCGGGCACCACGCTCTACGACGCACTGGTGATCGAGAACGGCAACGCGACGCTGGCGGGCAAGTTGCGCGCCGGGGCCGTCGTAACCGACAACCTCGCCGCCGGCGCCGTCACCGCCGCCAAGATCAACGTGACCGACCTGTCCGCGATCACCGGCAACATCGGCACTCTCACCACCGGCACGATCCGCAATGCCGCCGACACCTACCGCATTGACGCGACCAATGGCCGCTCGATCATGCGCGCGGGCGGCTACATGAAGGTGTCGGGCGCGCCTTTCGGTTCGAACAGCCAGTTCCTCGAGTGGTACGGGCCCGAGCAGGCGAACCTTGCCAACTGCACCGAGGCCAACGCCATCCAGTACCTCAAGACGGATGGCTCTGCCTACTTCGGTGGATCGCTGAGCGCGGGCACCCTCAAGAACGCAGGGCAATCGTCGTCGATCGCCAGCAATGCCAGCATCTCGATCGGTCCCTCTGGCTCCAACGGCAATCCGATCTCGGTTGCCCTCAGTTACGCGTGCCGGAGCACGACGACGATCAACTACGGAAACTCTTCCTCCGATGTGAACGCCTGGAACAGCGCAGTGTCGGCTTGGGGCGCCGCCACAGGCGAGAGTGTGAACGCATCGAAGTCGATTGCGTGCAACGTCGTGGTGAGGCTTGAGAGGGGCTTGGGCGGAGGCGCTGTCGCTACTTGGACCAACCTCACGATCACGTCGTGTGCCGAGACCATCACCGGCGTCAGGCCAGTGGCCAACGATAACACCGGCTACCTGACCTACACTCGCACCGTCTCCGGATCACTGACCGCAACCGACAGCGCGGGGACCACCCAGACACGCCAGTTCGTCGCAACCATCACTGATCGCAGCAACGGCACCAACGGCTCGGTCACGAGCCAGACCATCTCCATCGTCGCCACGGAGCAATAA
- a CDS encoding DUF4376 domain-containing protein has product MSYSHAFPEGWDIDWIIQKAQLFIQFSIAASDPANPGFGKLIYNGTPEQFETVTDLLEQYPSLYAEEVLKPRLWEQVKELRTQHVFAGADTPSGAVDTSEEAQRNIVGATLAAQIALAAAQPFSIDWTMADNSEANLDAEAMIAVGLAVVAHIDACHARARALRAEINAAANVDAVSAIDITTGWPE; this is encoded by the coding sequence ATGAGCTACAGCCACGCCTTCCCCGAGGGCTGGGATATCGACTGGATCATCCAGAAGGCCCAGCTCTTCATCCAGTTCAGCATCGCTGCGAGTGACCCGGCCAATCCCGGCTTTGGCAAGCTGATCTACAACGGCACGCCCGAGCAGTTCGAGACTGTGACGGACCTCCTCGAGCAGTATCCGAGCCTCTACGCCGAGGAGGTGCTCAAGCCGCGCCTGTGGGAGCAGGTCAAGGAACTGCGCACGCAGCACGTCTTCGCTGGTGCTGACACACCCTCAGGCGCCGTCGACACGAGCGAGGAAGCGCAGCGCAACATCGTGGGCGCCACGCTCGCCGCGCAGATCGCTCTGGCGGCAGCGCAGCCCTTCTCGATCGACTGGACGATGGCCGACAACTCCGAGGCCAACCTCGACGCAGAGGCCATGATCGCGGTCGGCCTCGCGGTCGTCGCACACATCGACGCCTGCCACGCCCGCGCCCGCGCCCTGCGCGCCGAGATCAACGCGGCCGCCAACGTCGATGCCGTTTCCGCGATCGACATCACCACCGGCTGGCCAGAATGA
- a CDS encoding right-handed parallel beta-helix repeat-containing protein: MSKIHDLAGATLEGVDLEADTHYINGTLRFCTVRRADNVTVGKGIVIVTGPDTGLEVSSSANFLADGVTVTCDEGVVPVDAHYGISMRGCTNAKVINSIIQRARMGICFMECDGIEATRNDIYGCGEDGIRAFGCQNGLIAENEIHDFCDDDEALGSKEGAHRDGIQIAPFYTGEGNENLVVRDNLFYVGEGVEFTPIFHRTYGKPEGAENPKQPDGVNVDIIENLCFTQGGAAITQHGNGKLIGNLAVGYNGPAWANPHSRTKHAIGKVNLTRFTGTAENNQAEHFYYRDAAGDTYRKGWMPEGAGNELVEPYTLEQIEAAIADWRARFRAPPLPEGLSPAVLDFLDARYGRAVA, from the coding sequence ATGTCTAAGATCCATGACCTCGCCGGTGCCACGCTCGAAGGCGTGGACCTCGAAGCTGACACCCACTACATCAACGGCACCCTGCGCTTCTGCACGGTGCGCCGCGCCGACAACGTGACCGTGGGCAAAGGCATTGTCATTGTCACCGGGCCTGACACCGGCCTCGAGGTCTCCAGCAGCGCGAATTTTCTTGCCGATGGCGTGACAGTCACCTGCGACGAAGGCGTTGTGCCGGTCGATGCGCACTACGGCATCAGCATGCGGGGCTGCACTAACGCCAAGGTGATCAACAGCATCATCCAGCGCGCGCGCATGGGCATCTGCTTCATGGAGTGCGACGGGATCGAGGCTACCCGCAACGATATCTACGGTTGCGGTGAGGACGGCATTCGCGCCTTCGGCTGCCAGAACGGCCTGATTGCCGAGAACGAGATCCACGACTTCTGCGACGACGACGAGGCGCTTGGCTCGAAGGAAGGTGCGCACCGCGACGGCATCCAGATCGCGCCGTTCTATACCGGCGAGGGCAACGAGAACCTCGTGGTCCGCGACAACCTCTTCTATGTGGGCGAAGGCGTCGAGTTCACGCCGATCTTCCATCGCACCTACGGCAAGCCCGAGGGCGCGGAGAACCCCAAGCAGCCCGATGGCGTGAACGTCGACATCATCGAGAACCTCTGCTTCACGCAGGGCGGCGCGGCGATCACCCAGCACGGCAACGGCAAGCTCATCGGCAACCTAGCGGTCGGCTACAATGGCCCCGCCTGGGCGAACCCGCACAGTCGCACCAAGCACGCGATCGGCAAGGTGAACCTCACCCGCTTCACCGGCACGGCCGAGAACAACCAGGCCGAGCACTTCTACTACCGCGATGCTGCTGGTGACACGTACCGGAAAGGCTGGATGCCCGAGGGCGCTGGCAACGAGCTCGTCGAGCCGTACACGCTGGAGCAGATCGAGGCGGCGATTGCCGACTGGCGCGCCAGGTTCCGAGCGCCGCCGTTGCCCGAAGGACTGTCCCCCGCGGTGCTCGATTTCCTCGATGCGCGATACGGGCGGGCGGTTGCCTGA